One segment of Trichlorobacter ammonificans DNA contains the following:
- a CDS encoding tetratricopeptide repeat protein, translated as MKRILFCCLALSVLYLNGCASIVSSSARNVTITTEPDQATVEIVNQHDKISILKATTPHTLNMDASAGFFQPARYTVKLSKDGYIPMEKQLRAGLNGWYFGNVVFGGLLGILVIDPATGAMWKFYDGSVHAKLFKDTPEGRMAMAREVYNGREALQAQDYERVVDDTSRALAMYPEFLEGYINRSKAYDALGDRGRADADMQRVVGMQPATAQDLQMRGEFLAGRGQADRALADFSKALELDAGQAVSLFSRGQLHVLNKDMEKAQQDITAACQKGYSRACNFQF; from the coding sequence ATGAAGCGAATCCTGTTCTGTTGTCTGGCGCTGTCGGTTCTGTATCTTAACGGCTGCGCCTCCATTGTCTCCAGCAGCGCCCGTAACGTCACCATCACCACCGAGCCGGACCAGGCCACGGTGGAGATCGTGAATCAGCATGACAAGATCAGCATCCTGAAGGCAACAACCCCCCATACGCTGAATATGGATGCCTCGGCGGGCTTTTTTCAGCCGGCCAGGTACACGGTCAAGCTGTCCAAAGACGGCTACATTCCGATGGAAAAGCAGCTGAGGGCCGGGCTAAACGGCTGGTACTTCGGCAACGTGGTCTTCGGGGGGCTGCTGGGTATTCTGGTCATAGACCCGGCCACCGGTGCCATGTGGAAGTTCTACGACGGTTCCGTGCATGCCAAGTTGTTCAAGGATACACCGGAGGGAAGGATGGCCATGGCCCGTGAGGTGTATAACGGCCGGGAGGCCCTTCAGGCGCAGGATTATGAACGGGTAGTGGATGACACCAGCAGGGCGCTGGCGATGTATCCGGAGTTCCTGGAGGGCTATATCAACAGAAGCAAGGCATACGATGCGCTTGGCGACAGGGGGAGGGCGGACGCCGATATGCAGCGGGTTGTCGGGATGCAACCCGCCACTGCCCAGGATTTGCAGATGCGGGGGGAGTTCCTTGCGGGACGTGGGCAGGCGGACAGGGCCCTGGCCGATTTTTCCAAGGCCCTTGAGCTTGATGCCGGTCAGGCGGTATCGCTATTCAGCAGGGGACAGCTGCATGTCCTGAACAAGGATATGGAGAAAGCACAGCAGGATATCACCGCAGCCTGTCAGAAGGGATACAGCAGAGCCTGCAATTTCCAATTCTAA
- a CDS encoding ATP-binding protein has protein sequence MYIQRTIEKLLPGILATFPCLAVTGPRQSGKSTLLRHALPEYHYVTLDDPAVLELAHSDPVYFLDSLGDRCIIDEIQLAPGILSYVKMRVDEDRSRNGRFVFTGSQQFGMIRNLGDSLAGRIALLDLLPFAAEEMQQTVALTGGLELFASSILPGAYPQIATTTELDRRLWYSSYIQTYLERDIRSLYDIGSLREFHRFMQLLAIRCSQILNMSSFATDLGVSVTTIKRWLSVLEAGRIIYVLPPHFNNLGKRITKMPKVYFLDTGLACHLAGVRDREQLLEGPMAGALFENYCLQETVKMYANRGEQPRLSYLRTNNGLEVDMIIEGENMRVLPVEIKLSRTPTAALASGLTRYASLFAETTPEDGLLLCLADGEQPISRGVTAIGVEEYLRMLQLRL, from the coding sequence ATGTACATTCAACGCACCATAGAAAAGCTTCTTCCCGGCATTCTTGCCACTTTTCCCTGTCTTGCCGTCACCGGTCCGAGGCAGTCCGGCAAATCAACCCTGCTGCGCCATGCGTTGCCCGAATATCACTATGTCACGCTTGACGATCCGGCGGTGCTGGAGCTTGCGCACTCCGATCCGGTATATTTTCTTGATTCACTGGGCGACCGCTGCATTATCGATGAAATTCAGCTCGCTCCCGGAATCCTCTCGTACGTCAAAATGCGAGTGGATGAAGATCGCAGCCGCAATGGCCGCTTTGTATTTACCGGTTCCCAGCAGTTCGGCATGATTCGAAACCTGGGCGACTCCCTTGCCGGTCGGATTGCTCTGCTTGACCTGCTACCCTTTGCCGCTGAAGAGATGCAGCAGACTGTAGCACTCACCGGTGGATTGGAGCTGTTTGCCTCATCCATCCTGCCTGGCGCATATCCTCAAATTGCCACGACGACCGAATTAGATCGGCGGCTCTGGTATTCATCCTACATCCAGACATATCTGGAGAGGGACATTCGTTCTCTGTATGATATCGGCAGTTTGAGGGAGTTCCACCGGTTCATGCAGCTTCTTGCTATACGTTGCAGTCAGATTCTCAATATGAGTTCGTTTGCCACAGATCTCGGCGTTAGCGTCACCACCATCAAGCGCTGGCTGTCGGTTCTGGAAGCCGGACGGATCATCTACGTTTTGCCGCCTCATTTCAATAATCTGGGTAAACGAATTACCAAGATGCCAAAGGTCTATTTCCTTGACACCGGATTGGCATGTCATTTGGCCGGTGTGCGGGATCGGGAGCAACTGCTGGAAGGACCGATGGCGGGGGCGTTGTTTGAAAATTATTGCCTGCAGGAAACGGTAAAGATGTATGCCAACCGGGGAGAACAGCCACGACTTTCGTATCTGCGGACGAATAACGGTCTGGAAGTGGATATGATTATCGAGGGGGAGAATATGCGGGTTCTTCCGGTCGAAATCAAATTAAGCCGAACGCCGACCGCTGCACTGGCGTCAGGTCTGACCCGTTATGCCTCTCTGTTTGCAGAAACAACACCGGAGGATGGTCTGCTGCTCTGCCTGGCTGACGGCGAGCAACCTATCAGTCGTGGAGTAACCGCCATTGGTGTTGAGGAGTATCTGCGGATGCTTCAACTGAGGCTGTAA